In Actinoplanes octamycinicus, the genomic window CCGCACCTTGGGGTTGTCGAACGGCGCCTTCTTGGTGTTGAACGCCAGGTAGAGCGTCGACGGGAACTCGCCGCGGGTGACCCGCTTGTCCAGCTCGGAGCCGGTGCCCAGCTGGGCGAGCTGCTCCGGGCCGACGACCGCGTCGGTGGTGACCGCGTTGGCGTCCTGGCCGGCGCCGGTGACCAGGCGCTGGTTGATCACCGCGGCGTCCAGCCCGGAGGTCACCTCGATCCGGTCCGGGCAGGCGTACCGAAGCTCGTCGATCTTGGTCGACCAGTGCTTGTTGCGCACCAGGACCAGCGACTTCTTCGGCTCGTAGGACTCCACCTGGTAGGGGCCGGAGGAGATCGGGTGCTTCTCGTAGTCGACGCCGGAGTCCTTGGCCTTGGGGACCGGCGCGAACTGGGTGGCGGTGGCCAGGAACGGGAAGTCGCCCTCCGGCTTGCGCAGCTTGAAGATGATCGTCTTGTCGTCCGGCGTCTCGATCGACTTGATGCCGTCCGGCTGCTTGTACGGCCCCTGGTAGTCGGCCGCCCCGTCCAGCCAGTCGCGCAGGTAGGGCGCGCCGCCGGGCAGCTCGGGGGCGAACGAGCGCTCGATGCCGTACTTCACGTCCTTCGCGGTGATCGGCGTGCCGTCCTCGAAGAAGATGTCGTCGCGCAGGTGGTAGGTCCAGATCTTGGCGCCGTCGGACGGGGTGCCCAGGTCGGTCGCCAGGTCCGGGGCGGCCTTGGCGCCGGCCTCGCCGGGCTGCCGGTTGCGGGTGGTCAGCGTGCGGAAGAGCAGCGACGGCAGGTTGCCGCCGCCGGAGGTGTAGAGCCGGGCGGGGTCGAGGTGGTTGATGCCACCCTGGTTGAGCACCGTCAGCGTGCCACCCTGGCAGGTCGCCGGGTCGAAGGCCGCGGTGGAGGTGGTGGTGGATCCGTCACCACCACCTCCCTGGCAGCCGGCGAGGAGCACGGTCACGGACAGGACGGCAGGAACCAACTTACGCATGCCCGGTAACCTACCTCACCGATAGGCTTTAAGCACTATCGGTCCGGACATGGTCGAACGACGCGGTCGCCCCGGTCGCGTTCATCGACACCAGCCCGATCCGGTACGGCCCGGTGTGCGGTTGCGTCCACACCCCGGCCCAGGTCCAGGTCACTCCGTCGACACTGGACGCCGCGCGTACCTCGTCCTCGTTGTTCACCTGGTCGAAGTGGTAGCGCAGCCGCAGCCAGGTGGTCCCGGCCGCCGGCCCGCCGAACATCGGCGCGTTGGCCACCGCGGTCCCCCGCTGCCCCTCCTTGCCGAACTCCACCTGGTGGGTCACCTCGCTGGTCCCGGCCAGCGGCAGCACCGAGTGCGCGAGCTTGAAGTACTTGTCGTCGTTCTGGTAGAGCAGCAGCCCGGCCTGCTGGTTGCCGCGCGTCCCGTCGAAGGTCAGCTTGGTCTCCACCGTGAAGTCCCCGGCCGGGGCGTCGCGGAGCAGCACCGACGCGGTGTTGGTCCCGGTGTACAGCTCGGTCGCCTGGGTCGGCCAGACCAGCGCGTCCCCGGTCAGCGTGGTGTCGTTCCGGCCGCGCAGCCAGCTCCACGCCGGGTCGCTCCCGGTGAACTCGTCGGAGTAGGCCGGCAGTTGCGCGCCCGGCTGCGGGTCGGCGAGCCGCTGGGTGACCGGGCGGTAGAGCGGGGTCGCGCCGAGGTTGTCCGCGCCGGCGCCGGCCGCGGTTGCCGCCGCGCCGATCCGGCCGGAGGTCGGGACCGCGCTGGGCAGGGTCAGCGCGACGGTGGCGACCGCGTCCCGCAGCCGGTCCGCGGAGACTTCCACGGTCAGCTTCCGGCCGCGCCGCTCGGCGGCCACGGTGTGCCAGGTGCCGTAGGAGAAGCCGGCCGGCAGGGCCGCGGTCGTGTCAGTGCGCTTCCCCTGGACGGTCACCGCCACGTCCAGCCGCCGCGTCGCCTGGTCCAGCCACGCGACCACGTGGTTTCGCGGGTCGGTGTAGGAGATGACCAGCCCGGCCCCGGAGCGGACGTCACCCTCCACCCGTACGTCGCCGGAAGCGGCCTTGGTGCTCAGCGAGAAGGACGCCTTCGGCGCGGACAGATACTCGCCGGAGTCCGGATCGGTGGCGACCGGCCAGGTCTTGTCCCAGCCGGTGCCCCGGTGCACGGTTGGCGTGCTGACCGGCGCGGGTTGCGCCGTGTCGGACGCCCCGGCGCCGGCCCGGACCACCGGCCAGCCGCCGATCCAGTCCAGGCGGTCGATCATCAGCGGCCGCCGGGTGAGGTTCAGGGTGGCCCCGTTCGCGCCGGTGACCGGCGGGAAGTCCGGGTCGCCGGCCGGGATCGCGTGGTAGACCAGCCAGTCCTGCCCGGCCAGGTCGGTGGCGAGCGCGTTGTGCCCGGGCCCGATCCAGCGGTTCCCGCTGGCCGCCAGCACGATGCCGTCCTTGCTGGTCAGCGCCATCAGGTCGAGGCCGCTCGGGGTGACGAACGGTCCGCGCGGGCTGGTCGACCGGCCCACCTTGACGGTGTAGCCGCTGAACGCCCCGTCGCAGCAGCCGGCGTCGGAGAAGAACAGGTAGTACCAGCCGTCGCGGCGCACCACGAACGACCCCTCGGCCCGCCGGCCCCGGCCCACCTGGGTGACCGCGCCGACCCGGCCCAGGCCGTCCGCGGTCAGCTGCTGCACGCAGAGCGTGTCGTAGCTGCCCCAGTACAGGTAGTGGGTCCCGTCGGTGTCGGTGAACAGCGCCTGGTCGATGGTGCCGGTCGGGCAGCCGCTGTCGGACGGCCGGACCAGCAGCCCGCGGTCGGTCCACGGCCCCACCGGGGTCGCGCCGGTGAGCAGCGCGATGCCGCCGTTGGAGAGCGCATAGGTCAGGTGGTAGCGGCCATCCAGGTAGCGGATGTCCGGCGCCCAGGCCCGCGTGCTCGCCGCCCAGTAGGCGGGTGTGACGGTGATCGCGTCCGCCGCATACGTCCAGTGGACGAGATCGGGCGACGACAGGATCGGCAGGATGTGCTCGCCGGTCTCGCCCCGGCTGTGGAAGATCGGGTTGGTGGTGCCGTAGGCGTACCAGGTCCCGTCCTTGCCGCGGATCACCGCCGGATCCGGGAAGGTGTCCACGGTCCCGGCGCTGACCGGGTTGGTGTAGGTGGCGGGGGCGGCGGCGGCCCGCGCTCGGGCAGGCGTCGTCAGCCCGGCCAGCAGCGTCACCGCGACCGCCAGGCAAGCGCGTAATTTCATACCGGGAAGCTAGGACTGGGGCAATTTTTCCAGCAACAACCCGGCATATTCACATCCGTTACACCTGATCCGGGGCGGTCATCGGCTGCGAGACGTCCCAGTGCTCGACGATCAGGTCGTCCGCGAAGCGCCACACGTCGACCACCGCCTCGCCGAGACCGCCCTCCGGCGGGATCAGCTGGTAGTGGGCCACCACGAAGATGTCGTCGGCGATCACCCGCTTGAGGTCGATCGTGGAGTTGACCAGCGGGCCGCTCTTGGTGAACTCGATCCACGCGTCCTTGTCCCGCGGGCTCGACGGGTCGTGGTTGACGAAGTCCGCGCCGATCACCTCGTTCAGCACGTCGAGGTCACCGGCGGCGAACCGGCCGAACGCGTCCAGGAAGATGTCCTTGATGCTCATGCCGGAACCATGGCATCGCCGCGGCCGGCCCGTCGATTACCCCAGCGGTAACCACCGCCCATAGCACCGGGCCCGGACCGCGCGCGGCAGAATCGGACATTTCTGCCCGGAAAGCCGGTCCGGTGATGCGCTGATCGGACAAATGGCGGGTACCCGTGAGCGGGTCGAGTGCCGATATCACGGAATCCGGACCTGCCGAAACGTACGTTTCCTCTCGGCGCCCGGCCATTTTCCGGGCGCCTTTCCCATTCACTTTCCGCTGTCGGAGGACATCGATGCTGAGCACGATCACCGCGGGCGCCCTGCTGCTCTCCACACTGGGCGGGACGCCCGCCCCGCCACCGCTGGACAAGATGGTCATCGACGTGGTCGCGACGAACGGCTCCGGCTGTCCGGACAAGACCGCCAAGGTGCAGGTGTCGCCGGACAACACCGCGTTCACCGTGACGTACAGCGACTTCGTCGCCCAGGTCGGCCCGGACGCCGGGCCCACCGACTTCCGGAAGAACTGCCAGATGGCCCTCAACGTGCACGTGCCGCAGGGATACACCTACGCGGTGGCCGGCGCCGACTACCGCGGCTTCGGTCATCTGGAGGCCGGCGCGACCGGCTCGGAGACCGCGTTCTACTACTTCCAGGGCGAGTCGCACACCACCCGGATCCGGCACGACTTCAAGGGCTGGATGGACACCGACTGGCAGCACACCGACCGCGTCGAGGTCGGCTCGCTCTCCTTCCTCCCCTGCGGCGAGCAGCGCTACCTGAACGTCAACACCGAGCTGCGGGTGAACGCCGGCACCTCGTCCCGCAAGACCACCAGCTTCCTCACCATGGACTCCACCGACGCCAGCCTGCAGACCGTCTACCACGTCTCCTGGCTCAAGTGCTGACCCCCGCACCGAGCAACCCATAACCTTCACGATCAAAACCGGGATCTCGTACGACTTGTCGTTCCCGGCCTGGACAGCACGCAAGGCCGCACCACCCCGGACCGCCACGCGTGTCATGCGGATCCGCCGCTGCCCACGGTCGCCGCGGAGGTCCCGCCGCCCGGCCCGCGGCGCGAGGTCCGCCGTGCCACCGGACCGCGACGCGCCTCGCGGCCGCTCGGCTGGGCGTCAGGGGTGTCTCGGGGTACCCGAGACACCCCTGACTACCAGCCGGACCACCGCAAGACGCGCCACGGGCCGGGCCGACCGCTAACAGACGGCGACCAGTACTTGACATTCACTAGTACTGGGTCAAGCATAGAAGTGTGACCGAGAGCCATGACCCGCAACTCCTCAAGGGCGTGCTGTCGCTCCTGCTGCTGCACCTGCTCGCCGAGCGGGAGTCGTATGGCTACGAGGTGGTGCAGCGCCTGCAGGCGGCCGGGTTCACGGACGTGCTGGAGGGCAGCGTCTATCCGGCGCTGAACCGGTTGCAGCGCGACGGCCTGCTCGGCACCCGGCTGGTGCCGTCGCCGAACGGGCCGGCCCGCAAGTACTACCGGCTGTCCGAGCCGGGCCGGCGGGCGCTCGCCGAGTCCACCGCCGCCTGGGCCCGGCACGTCGCCGGCGTCGAGGCGGTGCTTTCCCGGCCGCTCAGCGAGGCCGCCGGCCACGAGGGAGGACACTGACCGTGACGATCGGATGGTTCGACCGGCTGCGCATCGAGCGCCTGGTCTGGATGCTCGACCAGCAGCTCTACGACCTGCCCCGCGCCCAGCGGATCGCCACCCGGCGGGAGGTCCGGGCCAACCTCGTCGAGGCGAGCGCGGACGTCGGCACGACGGAGGCGTTGCGCCGGATCGGTGGCAGCCGCGGGCTCGCCGAGCAGTATCTGCGGGCCGAGTTCGGCGACCGTCCCCGGCACTCGTGGATCGGCGCGGTGTTCGCCGCCGGGCTCCTTCCGCTGCTGCTGAACTTCGTGCTCAGCGAGGCGGCACGGGCCTTCCAGGACGGGGTCGTCGCCGCGCACGGCGCCGGCACGTTCACCTGGTCCGGGGTGGCCGGGCTGCAGACCGCGCTGACCGTCACGGTCACCGGCGACGGCCTGGTGAGCCGCTCCGGCGGCGGGTGGACCCCGCTCGCCTACGTGCTGTGGGCCCTGGCGGTGATCGCTTTCGGGCGTCTCTGGCGACTGCGGTTCCGTTCTTCTCATGTCGCCGCGACCTCGACCGACAAGTGACCCCGAGCGATTCTCCGGGCCGTGGCGGCGGTCCGGAGAGCAGCTGACCAGCGTCCCCACGACGGACCCCGGCGGCCCGGAGAGCAGCCTGACCAGCGTCCCCACGACGGACCCCGGCGGCCCGGCGAACAGCAACCGGCGAGCACCTTTCCGGGCACCGCCGTGACAACTCCGTCCCTGGAATCTCTTACCCATGCCCGGCGGGCAACACCGCTGGACAACTCGGGGGAGATTCCACGTGATGCGCTCGACGCTGCGCAAGACCGTTCTGACGCTGACCGCTCTCGCTGCCGGCCTCGGCATCGCGACGGCCGCGCCGGCTTCGGCCCAGGCCGCGCCGACCACCGCCGGTGCCACCGGCAAGACCTGCGTGACCGGCGCCAAGCTGGTCCCGTCCTGCGGCGTGCTGTGGGGCGCCGCGGCCGGCGGCTTCACCGGCAAGCCGCGCGACGCGGAGCACAAGGCCTGGGAGAAGCTCTCCGGCCGGACCGCGACGATCTTCCACACGTACCACAAGGGTGACGAGAAGTTCCCGACCGACGCCGAGATCGCGATGGCCCGGGACAAGGCGCACCCCCGGGTGCTGCTCCTGAACTGGCGCGTCGAGTACGGCTCGACCTGGGCGAACGTCGCCGCCGGCAAGATGGACAAGCGGATCGACGCGTTCGCCGACCGGCTGAAGAGCAAGTTCACCGACAAGTTCTTCCTGGTGCTCAACCACGAGCCGGAGGACGACGTCCGCACCGACGCGAAGCTGGGCATGACCGCGAAGGACTTCGCCGCGTCGTACCGGCACGTGATCCAGCGGCTGCGCAGCAAGGGCGTGACCAACGCGGTCAGCGTGATCGCCTACATGGGCAACGAGAAGTGGATGGGTCAGTCCTGGTGGAAGGACCTGTACCCGGGCAACGACGTGGTCGACTGGATCGGCCTGGACTCCTACGTCAGCGCCGAGAAGAACTACTACCACGCGGGGGTCTTCAAGGACCTGCTGGACCGTAAGGCCAAGGGCGGCGTCGGCTTCTACGACTGGGCGGTCAAGAACCACCCGGCCAAGCCGATCATGGTCGCCGAGTGGGGCGCCTACCACCGGGTCGGCACGGTCGTCGACAAGGCCGCGCAGTTCACCAGCGTCCTGCCGGAGCTGGCCAAGCGCCCGGCGATCAAGGCGATCGTCTACTTCGACACCAAGAAGGACCTGTTCGGCGACCGCGACATCAGCATCGACAGCACGCCGGCCAGCCTCGCGGCGTTCCGCAAGCTGGCCGCGAACCCGCTGTTCAACGTCACGGTCCGCTGATCCACCGAGCCGCCCGGCATGCTGCCGGGCGGCTCGTTCGCTTCCTAGCTCGACGCGGACGGCGCCGGGGTCGCGGCGGACGGCGCGGTTCCGGGCACGCCGCCCCGATCTCCGGTACGCCCATCGCCTCGCCGTCCGTCGCGTCCGAAGCCGCCCCGCTCGGTGCCGAACCGGTTCCCGGCCGGCCCGACCTGGTCGTGGTGCCCGCCGCCGCGGTGATGCCCGGCCACCGCCGCGCCGATCGCGGTCACGCCCGCGCCCAGCACGCAGCCGAGCAGCAGCGCCGCGACGGTGGCCAGCAGCGGGACGCGCCGGCCGCGCCACGAACCGGCCGGGCGGGCGGGGCCGCCCGGCGGGCCGACCGGGACGTAGGCCAGGCCGGGCGGGGGCGGCGGCAGGTGGCTGCTCGCGCCGGCGGCCGAGACGTAGGCCCAGCCGGGCGGGGGCGGCGGCACGGCCGGGGTCTCACCGGCGACCGCCGAGACGTGCTCGGTCGCGGGTGCTTCGGCCGGGGTGGCCGCGGTGGGTGCTTCCGAGGGTGGTGGGGTGTCGCTCATCAGGGACTCCGTAGTTCCGCGCATTCGGGGGGCCTGACCAGAGTGCCCGCGAACGGCTAAGAGGCGCAGCTCACGGCGGGTAAGAAACGGCTAAGAGCGCTCCGGCCGTACCGCCAACCGGTTTTGATCTTGAAGTCGCTGGAACCGGACGGCACCGTGGGCCGACTAACCGGCAACCCGGAGAGAGAGATCTACTGACGCCATGACGAAACGCCTCCTGCTCGCCCTCGCCGCCGTGCTGACCCTGCTGCTCCCGGCCGCGCCGGCGTGGGCGCACAACTCGCTGGTCGAGGCGACGCCGGCCAAGAACGCGACCCTGAAGAAAGCGCCGGCGGCGGTGAAGCTGCGGTTCCTGGACACCCTGGCGGACTCCACCAAGCTGGCGGTGACCGCGGCGGACGGGTCGACGCCGGCGCAGTCGCCGGCCACGGTGAGCGGCAAGACGATCTCGCTGACCTTCACCGAGCCGCTGCCGAACGGCGTCTACACGGTCGCTTACCAGGTGGCCGCCGGCGACGGGCACGTGACCGAGAGCAGCTACAAGTTCACCGTGGCCGCGCCGGTCGCGGCGACCTCGGCGCCGGCCGGCGCCCCGGCCGGCGTCCCATCCAGCGCCGCTCCGGCCGCCACCTCGCCCTCGGCGGCCCCGGCGGCCGAGCCGGTCGCCGACGACAGCGACGGACCGTGGCTGGGCCTGGCCGCCGGGCTCGGCATCCTGGTCCTGGCCGGCGCCGCGGGTTTCGTCTTCCTCCGGCGGCGCTCGGCTCGCTAGGTCTTTCTTCCGGCGGCCCACTGAGGCAATTGGTCCGAACCTGTTACCGAAGTGCCCGCCGGACGGGCACTTCCCGTTCACGCTGATTGATTTCGATGCGTTGCAGGCGAACTCCCCCGCACTGGAGGAACGAATGCAACGAACCATCGGACGGCTCGGTCTGGCCGCCGCCCTGCTCGCCGGGATGGCGGTCAGCGGCCCGGCCACCGCCGCCGCCCCGGTCAAGAAACTGCTGGTCGTCGGCATGGACGGGCTCAACTGGGACAACGTGGTCGCGGCCGCCGCGCCGAACCTGGACGCGCTCGCCGCGCAGGGTCTGCTCGCAACTGGTACTGGGTGATCGACGACCTGACGGTCGGCTGACCCGGTCCGCCTATCATCGGGCCGGTGACGGTCGAAGCGGTTCGTGGGGGCGTCCCCGAGCACGGTCGGGTCCCCAAGTACTACGTGGTCAAGAGTCAGCTGCTCAACCTGCTGGCCGAGCTCGGCGAGGGGGCGCTGCTCCCCGCCGAGCGGGACCTGGCGGCGGCGTACGGGGTGGCCCGCTCCACGCTCCGCCAGGCGATCAGCGAGCTGACCATGGAGGGCCGGCTGCGCGCCCACCGGGGCCGCGGCACCTTCGTGGCCGCGCCGAAACTGGTCCAGCCGCTGGCCCTGCGCAGTTACACCGAGGCGCTGCGCGAGATGGGTCGCCGCCCGAGCCGCCGGGTCGTCACGGTGGAGACCGTCCCGGCCGGCCCGCTCGGCGCCGACCTGGGCATCGCCGCCACCGACCAGGTGCTGCACCTGGAGCGGGTGCTGCTGGCCGACGACGAGCCGCTCGGCCTGGAGAGCACCTACCTCCCGGTGGCCCGTTTCCCCGGCGTGATGGACGGCTACGACGGCACCGGCTCGCTCTACCAGCACATGATCGACCGGTACGCCCTGACCTACGCCGCCGCCGTGGAACGCATCGAGACGGTCCTGGCCAGCCCCCGTGAGGCCATGCTGCTGGACACCAACCCGGCCCAGCCGATGCTCCTCATGCAGCGGACCTCCTCGGACGCCGACGGCCACCCGATCGAGCGGGTCCGCTCCCTGTACCGAGGCGACCGCATCGGCTTCGAGACCCACCTGCACCCCTAGCGCCCGCCCGCCGCGTCGCGGACGTCCGTTCCCCGCTCGGCGAACGCCTTGAAGTCCTGCATGTGCAGCAGCGACTGCCGCCGGAAGGCACCGGGCATCACCCGCGCCATCAGCCGCATCGGCAGGCTGCCGAACCGGTACTCGTTCTCGCTCTCCCAGAGCGTCGCGCCCGGGCCGGCCTCGGTCAGCCGCTCACGCGCGGCGTTCCACATGCCCTTGGTGACGATCTCCCGCTCGTAGTACACGACGCTGTCGCTCGGGATGCCGTGCAGGTCGGCCGGTTCCAGGCGAGTGATGGTCTCGGTGGCCTCGATCCGCTGTCGTCCCATCTGGAGCACGACGCGCGACGTGGTACCGACCTGTCCGTGCTTGCCGTCCAGCGGCTCGTGCAGCACCAGGCCGCGCAGCCACATCGGCAGGTGTGCCGGGTCGGCAAGCAGCCGCACCACCCTCTCCCGGGGCACGGCGATCTCGATCGAGACGGTGTACTTCATGCGGAGCACTCCAGAGTCCGTAGTGGAGGTCAGGCACTCACCAACAGTCTCGGCCTCTCCGCCCGTCTTCGGTATCCGGTCCGGTGGACCACCAGCCCTTCCGCACCGAAGGTTAAAGGTTCGAACCTTTCGGGTTCGTTCACCTTCGGGACACCGGCTGGGCATGTCCGGGCAAGCGCTGTTCCCCAAGCTCATCGGCGAGTGAGGGAGAAGCCTCGACGAGCTGCGGCGCGGGCAACCGCAGCCGCCGGTCGCCGCCGAGCACGCCATGCAGCTGCTGATGGTGCAGCGCCTGGACGGCGGGCTGACCGTCGGCGACACCCACGCGTACGCCGAGCCGTTCCCGGTCACCGTGTTCACCCTGACCGACCGCGGCCAGACCTTCGACGCGGCCGCCGCCACCCTGGTCCTGCTCGCCGCCACCCTGGTGGTGCTGCTGGTCCTGGGCCGGCTGACCCGCGTTCCCACCCCTCGATCTCCTAGTTGACCCATAGGCTTTGGGGGTTCATGCTGGCCGCATGAGCACCGATCCGAGTCCCCTCGATCTCACCGCCGACGTGGTCGTGGCCGGCGGCGGGCCGGCCGGCGCCTGGGCCGCGCTGGCCGCCGCCCAGACCGGCGCCGACGTGCTGCTGCTGGACAAGGGCTACTGCGGCACCAGCGGGCCGACCGCCTCCGGCGGCACCGGCGTCTGGTACGTCCGCCCCGACCCGGACGACCGCGAGCAGGCGATGGCCAGCCGGGAGGCGCTCGGCGGCCACCTCGCCGACCGGCGCTGGGCCGCCCGGGTGCTGGACCAGACCTACGAGAACATGCACCGGCTGGGCACCGAGGCGCGGTACCCGTTCCCGGTGGTGGACGGCGAGCCGTACCGGCGCGGCGTGCAGGGCCCGGAGTACATGCGGCGGATGCGCTCCTGGATCCGCCGGGCCGGGGTGCGGATCCTCGACCACAGCCCGGTGCTGGAGCTGCTCATCGACCCGGCCGGGACGGTCGCCGGGGTGCGCGGGCACCGCCGCCAGCACGACCTGGACTACCGGGTACGGGCCGGCGCCGTGGTGCTCGCCACCGGGGGCTGCGCGTTCCTCAGCAAGGCGCTCGGCTGCGACGTGGACACCGGCGACGGCGCGCTCTACGCCGCCGAGGTGGGCGCCGAGCTCTCCGGGATGGAGTTCTCCACCGCGTACGGGATCGCGCCCGCCTTCGCGTCGGTGACCAAGACCGCCTACTACAACTTCGCCACCTTCTTCCGGGCCGACGGCAGCACTCTGGAGGGCGCGAGCAACCAGGGCGGCCGCTCGGTGATCGCCGCCGAGCTGCTGCGCGCCGGGACCGTGCTGTGCACGCTGGACCAGGCCGACCCGGACCAGCAGGCCCGGATGCGCCGCGGCCAGCCGAACTTCTTCCTGCCCTTCGACCGGCTCGGCATCGACCCGTTCACCGACCGGTTCCCGGTGACCCTGCTGCTGGAGGGCACGGTCCGCGGCACCGGCGGGATCCGGATCGCCGGCGACGACTGCGCCACCACGGTGCCCGGGCTCTACGCGGCCGGTGACGCGGCCACCCGCGAGCTGATCTGCGGCGGGTTCACCGGCGGGGGCAGCCACAACGCGGCGTGGGCGATGTCCTCCGGCACCTGGGCCGGGCGCGGGGCGGCCCGCTTCGCGGCCGGTGTCGGGGGCGGGTCCGCGCGGCGGCGGCTGGTAGGGACCGGCGGCGCGGGGTTGCGGTCCGGCGCGGCGGTCACGGCGGAGGCGTTGCTGACGGTACGTGAGCAGGTTCACCCGTACGACAAGAACTACCTCCGTCACGGCGACCGGCTGCGGCCCGCCCTGGCCGAGCTCGACGGCGTCTGGTCCGCCCTGCGCGACGGCGCGGCGACGCCCGGCGCGGCGGCGGTGCGCACCCGCCCGGCGGCGGCCATGGTCGCGCACGCCCGCTGGATGTACACCAGCGCGCTGGCCCGCACCGAGAGCCGCGGGATGGCCCGTCGCGAGGAGTTCCCCGAGCTGGACCCGGCACAGCAGCACCGGCTCACGGTCGGCGGCCTGGACC contains:
- a CDS encoding ABC transporter substrate-binding protein, whose translation is MRKLVPAVLSVTVLLAGCQGGGGDGSTTTSTAAFDPATCQGGTLTVLNQGGINHLDPARLYTSGGGNLPSLLFRTLTTRNRQPGEAGAKAAPDLATDLGTPSDGAKIWTYHLRDDIFFEDGTPITAKDVKYGIERSFAPELPGGAPYLRDWLDGAADYQGPYKQPDGIKSIETPDDKTIIFKLRKPEGDFPFLATATQFAPVPKAKDSGVDYEKHPISSGPYQVESYEPKKSLVLVRNKHWSTKIDELRYACPDRIEVTSGLDAAVINQRLVTGAGQDANAVTTDAVVGPEQLAQLGTGSELDKRVTRGEFPSTLYLAFNTKKAPFDNPKVREALSYAINRTSVVNALGGSAVQGASTTFLPPQKALGQQPYDYFPAGASGDPAKAKQVLAEAGLTDLTVEVTHENDDSEGIGPKVAAAVQEAFKQAGVTVKLNAIDAATYRDVIGKPATQPGLVLTTWGADWPSGGPFLIPIFDGRQIITAGGNFNLAQYNDPAVNAEIDAINALTDPAAAAARWGALDAKIGKLALVIPLTYEKDVYLYGKNVKNAYADGWRGQLDIARISVK
- a CDS encoding FAD-dependent oxidoreductase, giving the protein MSTDPSPLDLTADVVVAGGGPAGAWAALAAAQTGADVLLLDKGYCGTSGPTASGGTGVWYVRPDPDDREQAMASREALGGHLADRRWAARVLDQTYENMHRLGTEARYPFPVVDGEPYRRGVQGPEYMRRMRSWIRRAGVRILDHSPVLELLIDPAGTVAGVRGHRRQHDLDYRVRAGAVVLATGGCAFLSKALGCDVDTGDGALYAAEVGAELSGMEFSTAYGIAPAFASVTKTAYYNFATFFRADGSTLEGASNQGGRSVIAAELLRAGTVLCTLDQADPDQQARMRRGQPNFFLPFDRLGIDPFTDRFPVTLLLEGTVRGTGGIRIAGDDCATTVPGLYAAGDAATRELICGGFTGGGSHNAAWAMSSGTWAGRGAARFAAGVGGGSARRRLVGTGGAGLRSGAAVTAEALLTVREQVHPYDKNYLRHGDRLRPALAELDGVWSALRDGAATPGAAAVRTRPAAAMVAHARWMYTSALARTESRGMARREEFPELDPAQQHRLTVGGLDRIWVRPETAGARQAVAS
- a CDS encoding glycoside hydrolase family 26 protein, producing MRSTLRKTVLTLTALAAGLGIATAAPASAQAAPTTAGATGKTCVTGAKLVPSCGVLWGAAAGGFTGKPRDAEHKAWEKLSGRTATIFHTYHKGDEKFPTDAEIAMARDKAHPRVLLLNWRVEYGSTWANVAAGKMDKRIDAFADRLKSKFTDKFFLVLNHEPEDDVRTDAKLGMTAKDFAASYRHVIQRLRSKGVTNAVSVIAYMGNEKWMGQSWWKDLYPGNDVVDWIGLDSYVSAEKNYYHAGVFKDLLDRKAKGGVGFYDWAVKNHPAKPIMVAEWGAYHRVGTVVDKAAQFTSVLPELAKRPAIKAIVYFDTKKDLFGDRDISIDSTPASLAAFRKLAANPLFNVTVR
- a CDS encoding DUF4360 domain-containing protein, which encodes MLSTITAGALLLSTLGGTPAPPPLDKMVIDVVATNGSGCPDKTAKVQVSPDNTAFTVTYSDFVAQVGPDAGPTDFRKNCQMALNVHVPQGYTYAVAGADYRGFGHLEAGATGSETAFYYFQGESHTTRIRHDFKGWMDTDWQHTDRVEVGSLSFLPCGEQRYLNVNTELRVNAGTSSRKTTSFLTMDSTDASLQTVYHVSWLKC
- a CDS encoding SRPBCC family protein, whose amino-acid sequence is MKYTVSIEIAVPRERVVRLLADPAHLPMWLRGLVLHEPLDGKHGQVGTTSRVVLQMGRQRIEATETITRLEPADLHGIPSDSVVYYEREIVTKGMWNAARERLTEAGPGATLWESENEYRFGSLPMRLMARVMPGAFRRQSLLHMQDFKAFAERGTDVRDAAGGR
- a CDS encoding PadR family transcriptional regulator, with the translated sequence MTESHDPQLLKGVLSLLLLHLLAERESYGYEVVQRLQAAGFTDVLEGSVYPALNRLQRDGLLGTRLVPSPNGPARKYYRLSEPGRRALAESTAAWARHVAGVEAVLSRPLSEAAGHEGGH
- a CDS encoding copper resistance CopC family protein, with protein sequence MTKRLLLALAAVLTLLLPAAPAWAHNSLVEATPAKNATLKKAPAAVKLRFLDTLADSTKLAVTAADGSTPAQSPATVSGKTISLTFTEPLPNGVYTVAYQVAAGDGHVTESSYKFTVAAPVAATSAPAGAPAGVPSSAAPAATSPSAAPAAEPVADDSDGPWLGLAAGLGILVLAGAAGFVFLRRRSAR
- a CDS encoding family 43 glycosylhydrolase; this translates as MKLRACLAVAVTLLAGLTTPARARAAAAPATYTNPVSAGTVDTFPDPAVIRGKDGTWYAYGTTNPIFHSRGETGEHILPILSSPDLVHWTYAADAITVTPAYWAASTRAWAPDIRYLDGRYHLTYALSNGGIALLTGATPVGPWTDRGLLVRPSDSGCPTGTIDQALFTDTDGTHYLYWGSYDTLCVQQLTADGLGRVGAVTQVGRGRRAEGSFVVRRDGWYYLFFSDAGCCDGAFSGYTVKVGRSTSPRGPFVTPSGLDLMALTSKDGIVLAASGNRWIGPGHNALATDLAGQDWLVYHAIPAGDPDFPPVTGANGATLNLTRRPLMIDRLDWIGGWPVVRAGAGASDTAQPAPVSTPTVHRGTGWDKTWPVATDPDSGEYLSAPKASFSLSTKAASGDVRVEGDVRSGAGLVISYTDPRNHVVAWLDQATRRLDVAVTVQGKRTDTTAALPAGFSYGTWHTVAAERRGRKLTVEVSADRLRDAVATVALTLPSAVPTSGRIGAAATAAGAGADNLGATPLYRPVTQRLADPQPGAQLPAYSDEFTGSDPAWSWLRGRNDTTLTGDALVWPTQATELYTGTNTASVLLRDAPAGDFTVETKLTFDGTRGNQQAGLLLYQNDDKYFKLAHSVLPLAGTSEVTHQVEFGKEGQRGTAVANAPMFGGPAAGTTWLRLRYHFDQVNNEDEVRAASSVDGVTWTWAGVWTQPHTGPYRIGLVSMNATGATASFDHVRTDSA
- a CDS encoding nuclear transport factor 2 family protein — translated: MSIKDIFLDAFGRFAAGDLDVLNEVIGADFVNHDPSSPRDKDAWIEFTKSGPLVNSTIDLKRVIADDIFVVAHYQLIPPEGGLGEAVVDVWRFADDLIVEHWDVSQPMTAPDQV
- a CDS encoding GntR family transcriptional regulator: MTVEAVRGGVPEHGRVPKYYVVKSQLLNLLAELGEGALLPAERDLAAAYGVARSTLRQAISELTMEGRLRAHRGRGTFVAAPKLVQPLALRSYTEALREMGRRPSRRVVTVETVPAGPLGADLGIAATDQVLHLERVLLADDEPLGLESTYLPVARFPGVMDGYDGTGSLYQHMIDRYALTYAAAVERIETVLASPREAMLLDTNPAQPMLLMQRTSSDADGHPIERVRSLYRGDRIGFETHLHP